One window from the genome of Scatophagus argus isolate fScaArg1 chromosome 13, fScaArg1.pri, whole genome shotgun sequence encodes:
- the gbx1 gene encoding homeobox protein GBX-1 produces MQRPGGQGTAFSIDSLIGTPQPRPGHLLYTGYPMFMPYRPLVIPQALSHSPLSSGIPPLAPLASFAGRLTNTFCASLGQGVPSMVALTTTMPSFSDPPDSFYPPQELPGPRLSAADPGARRQESPHSEEMHSRDKGSELLNFSETFQTISGETKLYSSDDEKLDLKSADTVCSDREDSSADSENESFSDGNNCGSLSQKSKLKTGSQEALPTGSSAGKSRRRRTAFTSEQLLELEKEFHCKKYLSLTERSQIAHALKLSEVQVKIWFQNRRAKWKRIKAGNVNNRSGEPVRNPKIVVPIPVHVNRFAVRSQHQQIEQGTRP; encoded by the exons ATGCAGAGACCAGGCGGCCAAGGAACGGCGTTTTCAATCGATTCGCTGATAGGAACCCCTCAGCCCAGACCGGGACACCTGCTCTACACGGGCTATCCTATGTTCATGCCGTACAGACCTCTGGTTATTCCACAAGCTTTATCCCACTCGCCTTTGTCGTCGGGTATACCTCCACTTGCACCTTTGGCCTCTTTTGCGGGACGGCTCACGAACACGTTCTGTGCAAGTTTGGGACAAGGGGTGCCATCAATGGTTGCACTCACCACGACGATGCCGAGTTTTTCGGATCCTCCGGACAGTTTCTACCCACCACAAGAACTCCCAGGTCCCCGTTTAAGCGCTGCCGACCCCGGAGCGAGAAGGCAGGAAAGTCCGCACTCTGAGGAGATGCACAGCCGGGATAAGGGCTCCGAGCTGCTAAACTTCTCGGAAACTTTCCAAACAATATCAG GTGAGACCAAACTGTACAGCTCGGACGACGAGAAGCTGGACCTAAAATCAGCAGACACCGTATGCAGCGACCGAGAGGACAGCTCCGCAGACAGCGAGAACGAGAGTTTCTCGGACGGGAACAACTGTGGCTCCTTGTCCCAGAAGAGCAAACTAAAAACCGGCTCTCAGGAGGCGCTGCCGACCGGAAGCTCAGCGGGGAAGAGCCGGAGGAGACGAACAGCTTTTACCAGCGAGCAGCTGCTCGAACTTGAAAAGGAGTTTCACTGTAAAAAGTACCTTTCTCTGACTGAACGCTCCCAGATCGCACATGCCCTTAAACTGAGCGAGGTGCAGGTGAAGATCTGGTTTCAGAACCGCAGGGCCAAATGGAAACGGATCAAAGCCGGCAACGTTAACAACCGGTCAGGAGAACCGGTGAGAAACCCCAAAATCGTGGTCCCCATCCCTGTTCACGTCAACAGGTTTGCCGTGAGGAGTCAGCATCAACAAATAGAACAAGGGACCAGGCCATGA